From a single Halorussus limi genomic region:
- a CDS encoding HpcH/HpaI aldolase family protein yields the protein MTDTSEFRRRLRDGDPVVGHWLSVGHPAVAEVCARDADFAVVDTEHAPTDLETVANVARAIESAGDAVPLARVAWNDPVRIKRALDTGVSGVLVPMVESAEEAREAVEATRYPPEGVRGIAGSRANDYGRDLAAQVEGDERTPVTVVQVESERAVANAGDIAAVEGVDALLVGPADLSGSLGVFGEYESETFREAVESVLDRAHAADAPVGTLATNDDEIRLWADYGYDYQIVGTDAGYLASGAERARSAYEDAMR from the coding sequence GTGACAGACACCTCCGAGTTCAGGCGACGCCTCCGCGACGGCGACCCCGTGGTCGGCCACTGGCTCTCGGTCGGCCACCCGGCGGTCGCGGAGGTCTGCGCCCGCGACGCCGACTTCGCGGTCGTGGACACCGAACACGCGCCGACCGACCTCGAAACCGTGGCGAACGTGGCTCGCGCAATCGAATCCGCGGGGGACGCGGTTCCGCTGGCCCGCGTCGCGTGGAACGACCCCGTGCGAATCAAGCGCGCGCTCGACACCGGCGTTTCCGGTGTCCTCGTGCCGATGGTCGAGTCGGCCGAGGAGGCCCGCGAGGCGGTCGAAGCGACGCGCTACCCGCCCGAGGGCGTCCGGGGAATCGCGGGGTCGCGCGCCAACGACTACGGCCGGGACCTCGCCGCGCAGGTCGAGGGCGACGAGCGGACGCCCGTGACCGTCGTACAGGTCGAGTCCGAGCGAGCGGTCGCTAACGCGGGCGACATCGCCGCGGTCGAGGGCGTGGACGCCCTTCTCGTCGGCCCGGCCGACCTCTCGGGGTCGCTGGGCGTCTTCGGCGAGTACGAGTCCGAGACCTTCCGCGAGGCGGTCGAGTCGGTCCTCGACCGGGCCCACGCGGCCGACGCGCCGGTCGGCACGCTGGCGACGAACGACGACGAGATTCGGCTCTGGGCCGACTACGGCTACGACTACCAAATCGTGGGCACCGACGCGGGCTACCTCGCTTCGGGGGCCGAGCGGGCCCGGAGCGCCTACGAGGACGCGATGCGATGA
- a CDS encoding HTTM domain-containing protein produces the protein MDVQSFAAGFRDRAGSALSRRFGVDPRALAALRVSLGLLLLTDLYLRSRDLVAFYTDAGVLPRSVLREQFGGIALVSIHARFGSPWAVGLLFLVAGAFAVALAVGYRTRLATVVSFVLVVSLHARNPVLLNGGDSMLRRLLLWGAFLPLGRRWSVDALRRARDGARRETERSGRVASVASAALLLQVVLVYTTNAVYKLRGELWVSGEAILYVFNLDQLTVGLGETLAQYPALLRAFDRVWLGLLVTSVGLLLLTGWARAAFAALFVGMHLGMALTMRITVFPLLSIAGLIPFLPGVFWDAAGARVRESRLGEWLDETDAPARVAAALPNVRRRVPGGVRRLGRWASRARPPVVGGLLALVLVWNAAALGYVALPEDVSSAADPEEYRWDMFAPEPRTTDGWYVVPGRLESGERADVFHRRAVRWDEPPDVAASYRNVRWFKYMMDLRASAAEPLRPHFADYLCERWNATHEDDVERVALYYVEQPVRLDGPDPTNRVKMHEQSCGSA, from the coding sequence ATGGACGTGCAATCGTTCGCGGCGGGGTTCCGGGACCGCGCCGGGAGTGCGCTTTCGCGCCGGTTCGGCGTGGACCCGCGGGCGCTGGCCGCGCTCCGTGTCTCGCTCGGTCTCCTCCTGTTGACGGACCTCTACCTGCGGTCGCGGGACCTCGTGGCGTTCTACACCGACGCCGGGGTCCTGCCGCGGTCGGTCCTCCGCGAGCAGTTCGGCGGTATCGCCCTCGTCTCGATTCACGCCCGCTTCGGGTCGCCGTGGGCGGTGGGACTGCTCTTTCTGGTCGCCGGAGCGTTCGCGGTGGCGCTCGCGGTCGGCTACCGGACGCGACTGGCCACGGTGGTGTCGTTCGTCCTCGTGGTCTCGCTCCACGCCCGGAACCCCGTCCTGCTCAACGGCGGCGACTCGATGCTCCGACGCCTGCTGCTCTGGGGCGCGTTCCTGCCGCTGGGGAGGCGGTGGTCGGTGGACGCGCTCCGGCGCGCGCGGGACGGAGCGCGTCGGGAGACCGAGCGGTCCGGGCGAGTGGCCAGCGTCGCGTCCGCCGCGCTGCTACTTCAGGTCGTGCTGGTCTACACCACGAACGCGGTCTACAAGCTCCGGGGAGAGCTGTGGGTGAGCGGCGAGGCGATTCTGTACGTGTTCAATCTGGACCAGTTGACTGTGGGACTCGGCGAGACGCTGGCGCAGTATCCGGCGCTGCTCAGGGCCTTCGACAGGGTGTGGCTCGGGCTGCTCGTGACCTCCGTCGGACTCCTGCTGTTGACCGGATGGGCGCGGGCCGCGTTCGCCGCGCTGTTCGTCGGGATGCACCTCGGGATGGCGCTGACGATGCGCATCACCGTCTTCCCGCTGCTCTCCATCGCGGGGCTGATTCCGTTCCTGCCCGGCGTCTTCTGGGACGCCGCGGGCGCGAGGGTCCGCGAGTCGCGACTGGGCGAGTGGCTCGACGAGACGGACGCGCCGGCGCGAGTCGCCGCCGCGCTCCCGAACGTCCGCCGCCGCGTTCCCGGCGGCGTACGCCGCCTCGGCCGGTGGGCGAGTCGCGCCCGCCCGCCGGTCGTCGGGGGCCTGCTCGCGCTCGTCCTCGTCTGGAACGCGGCCGCGCTCGGGTACGTCGCCCTGCCCGAAGACGTGAGTTCGGCGGCGGACCCGGAGGAGTACCGGTGGGACATGTTCGCGCCCGAACCCCGGACGACCGACGGGTGGTACGTCGTGCCGGGGCGACTGGAGTCGGGCGAGCGCGCCGACGTGTTCCACCGCCGGGCGGTCAGGTGGGACGAACCGCCAGACGTGGCCGCGAGCTATCGGAACGTCAGGTGGTTCAAGTACATGATGGACCTCCGGGCGAGCGCGGCCGAACCGCTCCGGCCTCACTTCGCGGACTACCTCTGCGAACGGTGGAACGCGACCCACGAGGACGACGTGGAGCGAGTCGCTCTCTACTACGTCGAGCAACCGGTTCGACTCGACGGCCCGGACCCGACGAACCGGGTGAAGATGCACGAGCAGTCGTGCGGGTCGGCGTGA
- a CDS encoding DUF7521 family protein, whose product MQPMEAAYVVLSAVLVVAGLTLVAKSARAYLETESRSMLLLTIGFSLVVAAAVATTFSAFMTNFTQSRVLLTVNYAVTTLGYVFIVTSVRAQ is encoded by the coding sequence ATGCAACCGATGGAAGCCGCCTACGTCGTACTCAGCGCGGTCCTCGTCGTCGCGGGTCTCACGCTCGTCGCCAAGTCGGCCCGCGCGTACCTCGAAACCGAGAGTCGCTCGATGCTCCTGCTGACTATCGGGTTCTCGCTCGTTGTCGCGGCCGCAGTCGCGACCACCTTCAGCGCGTTCATGACCAACTTCACCCAGAGCAGGGTCCTGCTCACGGTCAACTACGCGGTCACGACGCTCGGCTACGTCTTCATCGTGACCAGCGTCCGGGCGCAGTAA
- a CDS encoding cation:proton antiporter, translating into MAEVLVELGVAFTALAVAGALAARLNQSVIPAYILAGVVVGPNPPRTLGPVDLTLVSRSQMLDVGAELGVVLLLFFLGLEFSPDRLLARPTRLLGVGATDFLVNFGVGAALAALFGFPLLTALFFASIVYISSSAVVTKSLVERGWIADPESDVILGTLVFEDLLIAVVLAVLTAVALGGGGVAAVLASVGTAAAFLLALAAVAVYGTSYVERLLSVEADELFLLFAVGVTTLVAGGALSLGVSEAVAAFFVGIAFGRTDHAERLESVVGPTRDLFAAVFFFTIGLSTDVTTFLDVGALLAVAVVATGLSKVASGLLGGRFYGLNRRRSLRVGVGLVPRGEFSLVIASLATAAGATLPRTEELASFTVGYVLVMSVVGTVAMRYVDSLTAFGGGE; encoded by the coding sequence ATGGCGGAGGTCCTCGTGGAACTGGGCGTCGCGTTCACCGCCCTCGCCGTCGCGGGCGCGCTCGCCGCCCGCCTGAACCAGTCGGTCATCCCGGCGTACATCCTCGCGGGCGTCGTCGTCGGTCCGAACCCGCCCCGGACGCTCGGTCCGGTGGACCTGACGCTGGTCTCGCGCTCGCAGATGCTCGACGTGGGCGCGGAACTCGGCGTCGTCCTCCTGCTGTTCTTCCTCGGGTTGGAGTTCAGCCCCGACCGCCTGCTCGCGCGACCGACCCGACTCCTCGGCGTGGGCGCGACCGACTTCCTCGTCAACTTCGGCGTCGGCGCGGCGCTGGCCGCGCTGTTCGGCTTCCCCCTGTTGACTGCGCTCTTCTTCGCCAGCATCGTCTACATCTCGTCGAGTGCGGTGGTCACGAAGTCGCTGGTCGAACGCGGGTGGATAGCCGACCCCGAGAGCGACGTCATCTTGGGCACGCTCGTCTTCGAGGACCTGCTCATCGCGGTCGTCCTCGCCGTCCTGACCGCGGTCGCCCTCGGAGGTGGCGGCGTCGCCGCGGTCCTCGCGTCGGTCGGGACCGCCGCCGCGTTCCTGCTCGCGCTCGCGGCCGTCGCGGTCTACGGCACGTCCTACGTCGAGCGCTTGCTCTCGGTCGAGGCCGACGAACTCTTCTTGCTGTTCGCGGTCGGCGTCACGACGCTCGTCGCGGGCGGAGCGCTCTCACTCGGCGTCAGCGAGGCCGTCGCGGCCTTCTTCGTCGGTATCGCGTTCGGCCGGACCGACCACGCCGAGCGCCTCGAAAGCGTTGTCGGCCCGACCCGCGACCTGTTCGCCGCGGTGTTTTTCTTCACCATCGGTCTCTCGACGGACGTGACGACGTTCCTCGACGTTGGCGCGCTCCTCGCGGTCGCGGTCGTCGCGACCGGTCTCTCGAAGGTGGCCAGCGGTCTCCTCGGCGGCCGCTTCTACGGTCTGAACCGACGCCGGTCGCTCCGGGTCGGCGTCGGACTGGTCCCCCGGGGAGAGTTCTCGCTGGTCATCGCCTCGCTGGCGACCGCGGCCGGGGCGACCCTCCCGCGGACCGAGGAACTCGCGTCGTTCACCGTGGGCTACGTCCTCGTGATGAGCGTCGTGGGCACGGTGGCGATGCGCTACGTCGATTCACTAACTGCGTTCGGCGGTGGAGAGTGA
- a CDS encoding FAD-binding and (Fe-S)-binding domain-containing protein, whose product MSSPPADGPDFESYRDSLGIDAPDDPDHAALADDLRRACEGEVRFDEYSQILYATDGSIYEARPAGVVFPTDGADVQAAVEVAADRGAPVLPRGAGSSLAGQTVGPGCVVLDLSRHMDAVLDVNPDARRATVQPGVVQDDLDVVLEEYGLKFAPDPASSNRATVGGGIGNNSTGAHSVRYGITDAYVEEVEAVLADGSRIRAREIELDGAAWDDIVAGDDREARLYRTVRAIVEENEDEIEERYPNLKRSVSGYNIHECVYVNESGNKCVNLSKLFVGAEGTLGVVTEATLSLVSKPDDTALALYCFSDLLSAMEAVPVALDYDPSAVELMDDEVFRLARESAEYAEYADPIPDDAAAALMLEFDSEVHDDLADAVAETNAEFVHAGAAFDVLEAYDDDAQAKLWKLRKAAIPLLMSMEGDPKPYPFIEDASVPPEELAEYVQGFEGVLEAHDTSAAYFAHAGSGTLHVRPVLNLKEAAGVEKMQSIAEDVTSLVLDHRGSFSGEHGDGLARTQFNPKLYGPELWSAFKRLKTAFDPDWRMNPGKVVFRDAPDDVGPTDSDRGVGTDMRENLRYGPTYSSLEPATAQDFSAEGGFSHLVELCNGCGTCRQTDSEVMCPSYRGMNDEMATTRGRANMLRAAISGELPPDEIHSERFQKEVLDLCLGCKGCQSDCPTGVDLAKLKAEVKHRYHEEEGAGLRERLFADVDRLARVGSKLAPVSNWLADLPGAGVVAEKTLGIARERDFPSFANQSFESWFAARGGPRISASEAADRVLLVPDTYTNYVYPATGRAAVQVLEAAGVRVEVPDADPSGRPAYSEGFLDVARERAASNVETLAPRVRDGWSVVYPEPSDAAMVQDEYRDLLSESPEADLLAENAYGVCEYLDLTRRDDAVDFDAPDARLAYHGHCNQKALGTADHAAAVLARAGYEVAALDSGCCGMAGSFGYHAEHYDLSQSIGAILRDRISEADADEVVAPGASCRSQLESERPTHPVEKLAAALPHR is encoded by the coding sequence ATGTCTTCTCCCCCCGCGGACGGCCCCGACTTCGAGTCCTACCGTGACTCGCTCGGTATCGACGCGCCCGACGACCCGGACCACGCCGCCCTCGCGGACGACCTCCGGCGGGCCTGCGAGGGCGAGGTACGCTTCGACGAGTACAGCCAGATTCTCTACGCGACCGACGGGAGCATCTACGAGGCGCGCCCGGCGGGCGTCGTCTTCCCGACCGACGGCGCGGACGTGCAGGCCGCGGTGGAGGTTGCGGCCGACCGCGGCGCGCCGGTCCTGCCCCGCGGCGCGGGGTCGTCGCTCGCGGGCCAGACGGTCGGTCCCGGTTGCGTGGTCCTCGACCTGTCGCGACACATGGACGCGGTCCTCGACGTGAACCCGGACGCCCGGCGCGCGACGGTCCAACCCGGCGTCGTTCAGGACGACCTCGACGTCGTCCTCGAAGAGTACGGTCTGAAGTTCGCGCCCGACCCCGCGTCCTCCAACCGCGCGACGGTCGGCGGCGGCATCGGGAACAACTCGACGGGCGCCCACTCGGTCCGGTACGGCATCACCGACGCCTACGTGGAGGAAGTCGAGGCCGTCCTCGCAGACGGAAGCCGGATTCGCGCCCGCGAAATCGAACTCGACGGCGCGGCGTGGGACGACATCGTCGCGGGCGACGACCGCGAGGCCCGCCTCTACCGGACGGTCCGGGCCATCGTCGAGGAGAACGAGGACGAAATCGAGGAGCGATACCCGAACCTCAAGCGGTCGGTGTCGGGTTACAACATCCACGAATGCGTTTACGTTAACGAAAGCGGAAACAAATGCGTAAACTTGTCCAAACTGTTCGTCGGCGCGGAGGGCACGCTGGGAGTCGTCACCGAGGCGACCCTCTCGCTGGTGTCGAAACCCGACGACACCGCGCTGGCGCTCTACTGCTTCTCGGACCTGCTGTCGGCGATGGAGGCGGTGCCGGTCGCGCTCGACTACGACCCGAGCGCGGTCGAACTCATGGACGACGAGGTGTTCCGATTGGCGCGCGAGTCCGCCGAGTACGCGGAGTACGCCGACCCGATTCCCGACGACGCCGCGGCCGCGCTGATGTTGGAGTTCGACTCGGAGGTCCACGACGACTTGGCGGACGCCGTCGCCGAAACGAACGCCGAGTTCGTCCACGCGGGAGCGGCGTTCGACGTGTTGGAGGCCTACGACGACGACGCGCAGGCGAAGCTCTGGAAGCTCCGAAAGGCGGCGATTCCGCTGTTGATGAGCATGGAGGGCGACCCGAAGCCCTACCCCTTCATCGAGGACGCGTCGGTTCCCCCCGAGGAGTTGGCCGAGTACGTGCAGGGGTTCGAGGGCGTGCTGGAGGCCCACGACACATCGGCGGCGTACTTCGCCCACGCCGGGAGCGGCACGCTCCACGTCCGGCCGGTGCTGAACCTGAAGGAAGCGGCGGGCGTCGAGAAGATGCAGTCTATCGCCGAGGACGTGACCTCGCTCGTGTTGGACCACCGGGGGTCGTTCTCGGGCGAACACGGCGACGGCCTCGCTCGGACGCAGTTCAATCCGAAGCTGTACGGTCCCGAGTTGTGGAGCGCGTTCAAGCGACTCAAGACCGCGTTCGACCCGGACTGGCGCATGAACCCCGGCAAGGTGGTGTTTCGGGACGCGCCCGACGACGTCGGACCGACCGATTCCGACCGCGGGGTCGGGACCGACATGCGCGAGAACCTGCGGTACGGCCCGACCTACTCGTCGCTCGAACCCGCCACCGCGCAGGACTTCTCGGCGGAGGGCGGCTTCTCGCACCTCGTGGAACTCTGTAACGGGTGTGGCACCTGCCGCCAGACCGACTCGGAGGTGATGTGTCCCTCCTACCGAGGGATGAACGACGAGATGGCGACGACCCGGGGCCGGGCGAACATGCTCCGGGCCGCGATTTCGGGGGAGCTACCGCCCGACGAAATCCACAGCGAGCGCTTCCAGAAGGAGGTACTCGACCTCTGCTTGGGATGCAAGGGCTGTCAGAGTGACTGCCCTACGGGTGTGGACCTCGCCAAACTCAAGGCCGAGGTCAAGCACCGCTACCACGAGGAGGAGGGCGCAGGCCTTCGAGAACGTCTGTTCGCCGATGTGGACCGACTCGCGCGAGTCGGGTCCAAACTCGCGCCCGTCTCGAACTGGCTGGCCGACCTACCGGGCGCCGGCGTCGTCGCCGAGAAGACCCTCGGTATCGCCCGCGAACGCGACTTCCCGTCGTTCGCCAATCAGTCGTTCGAGTCGTGGTTCGCGGCCCGCGGCGGCCCGCGGATTTCCGCCTCCGAGGCCGCCGACCGGGTTCTGCTCGTCCCGGACACCTACACCAACTACGTCTACCCCGCGACGGGCCGGGCCGCGGTGCAGGTCCTCGAAGCGGCGGGCGTCCGCGTCGAAGTGCCCGACGCCGACCCGAGTGGCCGCCCGGCCTACTCCGAGGGGTTCCTCGACGTTGCCCGGGAGCGCGCGGCGTCGAACGTAGAGACTCTCGCGCCCCGCGTCCGCGACGGCTGGTCGGTCGTGTATCCGGAACCCTCCGACGCCGCGATGGTGCAGGACGAGTACCGCGACCTCCTGTCGGAGTCGCCCGAGGCCGACCTGCTCGCCGAGAACGCCTACGGCGTATGCGAGTACCTCGACCTGACCCGACGCGACGACGCCGTCGACTTCGACGCGCCCGACGCCCGACTCGCCTACCACGGCCACTGCAACCAGAAGGCGCTGGGCACCGCCGACCACGCCGCCGCGGTCCTCGCCCGGGCGGGCTACGAGGTGGCGGCGCTCGACTCCGGGTGCTGTGGCATGGCCGGTAGCTTCGGCTACCACGCGGAACACTACGACCTCTCTCAGTCCATCGGCGCCATCTTGCGCGACCGGATTTCGGAGGCCGACGCCGACGAGGTGGTCGCGCCCGGCGCGTCCTGTCGCTCGCAACTGGAGTCCGAACGGCCGACCCACCCCGTCGAGAAGTTGGCCGCGGCGCTCCCGCACCGGTAA
- a CDS encoding CDGSH iron-sulfur domain-containing protein produces the protein MAREVTHEATGPLRLDESDLDDEKGDIAVCLCGLSEDYPFCDGSHRVAEDEESEVRYKYEDDGPDGERREIEEIRFADE, from the coding sequence ATGGCCCGCGAAGTCACGCACGAGGCGACCGGACCGCTCCGACTGGACGAGAGCGACCTCGACGACGAGAAAGGCGACATTGCGGTCTGCCTCTGCGGCCTCTCGGAGGACTACCCGTTCTGCGACGGTTCGCATCGAGTCGCCGAGGACGAGGAGTCGGAGGTCCGCTACAAGTACGAAGACGACGGCCCGGACGGCGAGCGCCGGGAAATCGAGGAGATTCGCTTCGCCGACGAGTAG
- a CDS encoding NADH:flavin oxidoreductase: protein MSELEAPLEIGGVELPNRLYRAPLLECAGDGPDAPETLVDELEPAAAAGAGLVCQGASPVREAGGRVAPAMTPLADPEFAARLSAVPDAIHDRGGRVFAQLDHGGLRSMETWHVGYRRANPDLNQLAVSRPPWPLRAADRLGFLELDPRVLSTDEVYDLVADFGRAAANAADAGYDGVHLAGANMGILQQFLSPFYNRRDDEFGDGARFFEVVYDEIRARAGDLPVMAKVPAETEAPPFVRRHLTADDAVAICERLDRVGYDAFVPVRVSTFWDMSIVRGRFPERAWRDPDFREGYVAAFGSRWKAALVAAANRIEGAFYGFEPAWNADLARRVRERVSVPVLLEGGIRSREQMDRLLGDDGGPPACDAVGMGRPFYAEPRLPARILDAERAAAVCENCNNCTVPQVTGANGVCRTPEVLAERGELARDGAYDRARENGD from the coding sequence GTGTCCGAACTCGAAGCCCCCCTCGAAATCGGCGGCGTCGAACTACCGAACCGGCTCTACCGCGCCCCACTCCTCGAATGCGCGGGCGACGGTCCCGACGCTCCGGAGACTCTCGTCGACGAACTCGAACCCGCCGCGGCCGCCGGCGCGGGGTTGGTCTGTCAGGGCGCGTCCCCCGTCCGGGAGGCGGGCGGCCGAGTCGCGCCGGCGATGACGCCGCTCGCCGACCCGGAGTTCGCCGCGCGTCTGTCGGCGGTGCCCGACGCGATTCACGACCGCGGCGGGCGCGTCTTCGCGCAGTTGGACCACGGCGGCCTCCGGAGCATGGAGACGTGGCACGTCGGGTACCGCCGGGCCAACCCCGACCTGAACCAACTCGCGGTCTCGCGGCCGCCGTGGCCGCTCCGGGCCGCCGACCGGTTGGGGTTCCTCGAACTCGACCCCCGCGTCCTCTCGACCGACGAGGTGTACGACCTCGTGGCCGACTTCGGGCGCGCGGCGGCCAACGCCGCCGACGCCGGCTACGACGGCGTCCACCTCGCGGGCGCGAACATGGGCATCCTCCAGCAGTTCCTCTCGCCGTTCTACAACCGCCGCGACGACGAGTTCGGCGACGGCGCGCGCTTCTTCGAGGTGGTTTACGACGAGATTCGCGCGCGGGCGGGCGACCTCCCCGTGATGGCGAAGGTGCCCGCCGAGACCGAGGCCCCGCCGTTCGTCCGCCGCCACCTCACCGCCGACGACGCCGTAGCGATTTGTGAGCGACTCGACCGAGTCGGCTACGACGCCTTCGTGCCGGTCCGGGTCTCGACGTTCTGGGACATGAGCATCGTCCGCGGGCGGTTCCCGGAGCGAGCGTGGCGCGACCCCGACTTCCGGGAGGGGTACGTCGCGGCGTTCGGCAGTCGGTGGAAGGCCGCGCTGGTCGCGGCCGCCAACAGAATCGAGGGCGCATTCTACGGCTTCGAACCCGCGTGGAACGCCGACCTCGCCCGTCGCGTCCGCGAACGGGTCTCGGTTCCGGTCCTGCTCGAAGGGGGGATTCGCTCGCGCGAGCAGATGGACCGGCTACTGGGGGACGACGGCGGGCCGCCGGCCTGCGACGCCGTGGGGATGGGCCGCCCGTTCTACGCCGAACCGCGACTCCCCGCCCGGATTCTGGACGCGGAGCGCGCGGCGGCCGTCTGCGAGAACTGCAACAACTGCACGGTGCCGCAGGTCACGGGCGCGAACGGCGTCTGCCGGACGCCCGAGGTGCTGGCCGAGCGCGGCGAACTCGCGCGGGACGGCGCGTACGACCGGGCGCGCGAAAACGGGGATTAA
- a CDS encoding threonine synthase: MTGDSPEIASDSRDLTCYRCGANAAFPDRKRCDCGEPLWFDTDAAAEAFAWPDAGTGVSRYADLLPVETGGDSRTDGGVSAAAGSTPLVRASGLDADAGCRLWLKDESENPTGSFKDRGSAVGVAWAARAGREWVGTVSHGNMAMSVAANAAGVGGSGSPRALVLVPDDISEERLAAIAQYDPELVRVAGDYGRLYRETLDADAPVEFVNSDTPLRVAGQKTTALEICEAFAAETRTRTKRAPDAIVLPVSSGGHASATWKALRELRTAGLFAAADLPRLYFVQAAACDPIAAAYRDGNDSVMPADDAGDTVAYSIANADPPSGTRALAAARATDGAVLSVPDDEILDAKATLASEAGFCVEPASATTLAGIRRLADSGELDADDDVVAVLTGTGFRELDAGSATTETVALGDLSERLRALTA, encoded by the coding sequence ATGACCGGCGACTCGCCCGAAATCGCGAGCGACTCTCGCGACCTGACCTGCTACCGGTGCGGTGCGAACGCGGCGTTCCCCGACCGCAAGCGGTGCGACTGCGGCGAACCGCTCTGGTTCGACACCGACGCCGCGGCCGAGGCGTTCGCGTGGCCCGACGCGGGAACCGGCGTCAGTCGCTACGCCGACCTCCTCCCCGTCGAAACTGGGGGCGACTCCCGGACCGACGGCGGCGTGAGCGCGGCCGCCGGCTCGACGCCGCTCGTCCGCGCGTCGGGCCTCGACGCCGACGCGGGGTGCCGACTCTGGCTGAAAGACGAGAGCGAGAACCCGACGGGGAGTTTCAAGGACCGGGGGAGCGCGGTGGGCGTCGCGTGGGCCGCGCGGGCGGGCCGCGAGTGGGTCGGAACCGTCTCGCACGGCAACATGGCGATGAGCGTGGCCGCGAACGCCGCGGGGGTCGGCGGCAGCGGGTCGCCCCGCGCGCTGGTCCTCGTTCCCGACGACATCTCCGAGGAGCGACTCGCCGCCATCGCGCAGTACGACCCCGAACTCGTCCGGGTCGCGGGCGACTACGGCCGCCTCTACCGCGAGACGCTCGACGCCGACGCGCCGGTCGAGTTCGTCAACTCCGACACGCCCCTGCGCGTGGCCGGCCAGAAGACCACGGCGCTCGAAATCTGCGAGGCGTTCGCCGCGGAGACGCGCACTCGGACGAAGCGCGCGCCAGACGCCATCGTCCTCCCGGTCAGCAGCGGCGGCCACGCCAGCGCGACGTGGAAGGCCCTGCGCGAACTCCGGACCGCCGGCCTCTTCGCGGCGGCCGACCTCCCGCGCCTCTACTTCGTGCAGGCCGCGGCCTGCGACCCCATCGCCGCGGCGTACCGCGATGGAAACGACTCGGTGATGCCCGCGGACGACGCCGGCGACACCGTCGCCTACTCCATCGCCAACGCCGACCCGCCGAGCGGGACCCGGGCGCTCGCGGCGGCCCGCGCGACCGACGGCGCGGTCCTGTCGGTCCCGGACGACGAGATTCTCGACGCGAAGGCGACGCTGGCCAGCGAGGCGGGGTTCTGCGTCGAACCGGCCTCGGCGACGACGCTCGCCGGAATTCGGCGACTCGCCGACTCGGGCGAACTCGACGCCGACGACGACGTAGTCGCGGTGCTGACCGGCACGGGGTTCCGGGAACTGGACGCCGGGAGCGCGACCACCGAGACGGTCGCGCTGGGGGACCTGTCCGAGCGCCTGCGGGCGCTCACCGCGTAG
- a CDS encoding thioredoxin family protein, which yields MVMKESEEKLRRGEPVPDFELKGTDGETHSLADFADYDAVLLVFTCNHCPYAQAKFDLLNDVAAEYDDAAVVGVNPNDEAEYPDDSYEKMVEYVEDGAVRYDAYLRDDTQEVAEAYGAACTPDPFLLRNGEAQRASNASGERREQTAESRDHEFTLAYHGRLDDALNPDDEPTEIYVRDAIDAVLAGEDVDLEFMPSRGCSIKWK from the coding sequence ATGGTGATGAAAGAGTCCGAGGAGAAGTTGCGACGCGGCGAACCGGTCCCCGACTTCGAGTTGAAGGGTACCGACGGCGAGACCCACTCGCTCGCGGACTTCGCCGACTACGACGCCGTGCTGCTGGTGTTCACCTGCAACCACTGCCCGTACGCGCAGGCCAAGTTCGACTTACTGAACGACGTGGCCGCGGAGTACGACGACGCGGCGGTCGTCGGGGTGAACCCGAACGACGAGGCCGAATACCCCGACGACTCCTACGAGAAGATGGTCGAGTACGTCGAGGACGGGGCGGTTCGCTACGACGCCTACCTCCGGGACGACACCCAAGAAGTCGCCGAGGCCTACGGTGCGGCCTGCACGCCCGACCCCTTCTTGCTCAGAAACGGCGAGGCGCAACGCGCCTCGAACGCGAGCGGCGAACGCCGCGAGCAGACGGCGGAGTCGCGAGACCACGAGTTCACCCTCGCGTACCACGGCCGCCTCGACGACGCGCTGAACCCCGACGACGAACCGACCGAAATCTACGTCCGAGACGCCATCGACGCGGTGCTGGCGGGCGAGGACGTGGACTTGGAGTTCATGCCCTCGCGGGGTTGCTCCATCAAGTGGAAATAG
- a CDS encoding cation:proton antiporter regulatory subunit, whose product MTVYETDLPGVGRKFEYEIDGDDRLVVLIHHDGRREVFRRPSAEADSEKLFELSDRQAREFGTLLEGAYFQPVDLERVQVPLGEEIIEWHEVGPDSSAVGRSLADSNVRHETGTSVLAVQRADETVGNPPPEFELSAGDVVVALGTRAEHRTLSDLLSD is encoded by the coding sequence GTGACGGTCTACGAGACGGACCTCCCCGGCGTGGGTCGCAAGTTCGAGTACGAAATCGACGGCGACGACCGCCTCGTCGTACTCATCCACCACGACGGCAGGCGCGAGGTGTTCCGGCGACCCTCCGCCGAGGCCGACAGCGAGAAGCTCTTCGAACTCTCCGACCGGCAGGCTCGCGAGTTCGGCACCCTTCTCGAAGGCGCGTACTTCCAACCCGTCGATTTGGAGCGCGTGCAGGTGCCGCTCGGCGAGGAGATAATCGAGTGGCACGAGGTCGGTCCCGACTCGTCGGCGGTCGGTCGCTCGCTTGCCGACTCCAACGTCCGGCACGAGACGGGCACGTCCGTCCTCGCGGTTCAACGCGCCGACGAGACGGTCGGGAATCCGCCGCCGGAGTTCGAGTTGAGCGCGGGCGACGTGGTCGTCGCGCTCGGCACCCGCGCCGAGCACCGGACGCTGTCGGACCTCCTGTCGGACTGA